Below is a window of Mucilaginibacter ginkgonis DNA.
CGGCCGCGGACGTTAAAGCCAACGTAGATCCGGCGTTTACCATCCTCACGGCTGATCTGTGAGGGTGCATCCTCGGTTCTGATCGATGCCACCTGGCTTAACGGAACCTTGCTGCCGCTTGGAAGCGGGATATAAAGGTTTTCGATGTTCACTATATCGGAACGCAGTTCACGGCTTAGGCGCAAAACGATCTCAAAACGTTTCTCACCCTCGAACACCGCACCAGCCACCCGACCGGCAAAAGCGGTACTTAACGCCGTGTTGACATCTTCAATGTTCAAACCATATTGGGCGATCTTATGGCGGTCATAAACAACCGCTACCTGGGGCAAGCCGCTTACCTTTTCTACCATTGGTTCACTTACCCCCTTAACGCCGCTGATCAGTTTTGCAGTTTGATACGCCTGGGAAGCCAATACGTCCAGATCATCGCCAAAAATTTTAATGGCAACATCCTGCCGTATACCTGTCATCAGCTCATTGAATCGCATCTGCATAGGTTGGGTAACTTCTACATTAATGCCGGGAATATCTTTTAGTGTTTCTTCGATCTTCTCCATTATTTCAGCGCGATCACCGGCAGAAGTCCATTCATCTTTCGGTTTCATAGATAGCATCATATCACCACGCTCGAACGGCATCGGGTCTGTAGGCACTTCCGCGCTTCCTATACGGGTTACTGCCTGCTTGATCTCCGGGAACTTCTGCTTTAAGAGCTTCTCTGCTTTTCCAAAGGTCTGCACTACCTGCGATAGTGAGGTGCCTTGCATCATGGCAATTTCAACCGTCAGATCACCTTCTTCTAAAGTCGGGATGAACTCACCGCCCATTTTAGCAAAAGCCCACAGGGCGATGGCTAATAAAACGACAGACAAAAAAACGGTAAACTTTTTAGCCTTCAGCACGGCGTTTAACGCCGGCGTATAAATGCGGTGCATGGCATCAACCAGCCGGTCAGAAATATTCCGCTTATGGTGGGTTTTCTTACTTAAAAATAAGGCACTTGCCATAGGCACATAGGTCAGCGAAAGGATAAAAGCACCCAGGATGGCGAAAGCTACCGTTTCTGCCATTGGCCGGAACATCTTTCCTTCGATACCTACCAGTGCGAAAAGCGGCAGATAAACGATAAGGATGATGATCTCGCCAAAAGCGGCGCTGTCCCTGATCTTGGATGCTGCTTCGTAAACTTCGCCATCCATTTCAGATTGATCAAGTGTTTCTTTGCCTGCGAAGCGGTTGCTTTCTGTGATCCGGTGAACGATGGCTTCGACAATAATAACCGCCCCATCCACGATCAGTCCAAAGTCAATTGCACCCAGGCTCATCAAATTTCCGGATACCCCAAAGAGATACATCAGCGTTACGGCGAACAGCATGGCCAGGGGAATAACGGAAGCAACTACTAAACCTGCACGCCAGTTACCCAACAGCAGGACCAATACAAAAACGACGATAAGGCCGCCTTCTATAAGGTTCCGTTCTACCGTACCCATAGCCCTGCCAACAAGTTCCGTACGGTCAATGAACGGCTCAATGACCACACCCTCGGGCAATGACTTTTGTACCTGGGCCATGCGTTCCTTAACGCGCTCGATAACATCACTGAAATTCTCACCTTTTAGCATCAGGGCGACACCGGCAACGACTTCGCCTTGTCCGTTACGGGTAACTGCGCCATAGCGGTTAGCACTGCCATATTGCACCTTGGCAATATCACCGATAACCACAGGTGCATCTTCACGGTTCTTAACCACGATATGTTCAATATCATCCAGTGTTTTAACCTGACCCAGCCCCCTGATAAAATAGGCGTTACTTCGCTGTTCAATGTACGATCCACCTGTGTTTTGGTTATTCTTTTCAAGTGCAGTATAAATATCGCTGATCGTAATATTAAGGCTGTTCAGCCTTTCGTTGTCAATAGCGATCTCGTATTGCTTCACATAGCCGCCCCAACCGCTGATTTCGGCAATTCCAGGGGTTCCGGCCAGTTGTCTGCGGACGATCCAATCCTGCATGGTACGCAGGTCTGTAGCGGAATATTTGTTTTCATAGCCGGGTTTTGTATGTATGACATACTGGTAGATCTCCCCGAGGCCGGTCGTGATAGGTGCCAACATAGGTTCGCCGGTGTCTTTGGGAATCTGACTTTCAGCTTCCTTTAAACCTTCGCTGATCTGCTGCCTCGCCCAATAGATATCTGCATTGTCCTCAAATACTACCGTTATCACCGACAGTCCGGAACGGGAAATTGACCGTTTTTCAATTACTTTAGGCACGTTGGCAATCGCCAGTTCTATCGGCGCGGTAATATATTGCTCCACTTCCTGAGCGCCCAAAGTAGGTGCCTGGGTAATAATTTGAACCTGGTTATTGGTAATGTCAGGCTGTGCATCAATTGGCAGGCGTGTAAGCGAAAAAATACCGGCCGCTACTAATAATATTATAAATGCCCCTACGACCAGCTTATTGCTGATCGAGAACGCAATGATCTTATCAAACATGGATTTATGGTTAATACGTAAACGTGCTTGTGGCATAGCGCAGACGCTATCCCATCACGAACAAAATTGAAGCGAATGTATTAACCGATCTGAGGCGGCTGCCAGATAGAAATGGATTGTTCAAGAAGCGCCGGAACTGTCGGCTCACCGAAAGTTTTTTTAACTTCTTGTATGAAAACGCTCCCCACGTGATGGTAGGGTGTTAGCGTCCGAACAGTAGAACAGCAGGAACAGGTGCAGAACGGCGTGCAGGTTTCTTTGCCTGCTTTTTCGTCACCTGAATGGCTTTTAGTAAAAGTAGTATAAGATTTCACCATATCCCCAAAGTCGTCACTGTCCCTGCATGGCAACACTGCCAGTAAGGTCATGTAAACGCTGAATATGATTCCTACATACTTCATTTGATACAAACATATGATTTACAGGTCAATTATTACAAAATTAAACTTCATAGAAATGTTAATTTATGTTAAACCTGTTAAGGGGCATAGAACACCAAGAGAAGTGTGGTCAGGTTAAAACAAAAAAAGTACAGCAAAGCTTTACCCGCAATTCGTAGAATTCATATATCCGCAAAAGACTACGGCATAACGAGCCGCCTTCTTAGCGCGGCGCGCTCGCCCTACGGGACTTATTCCGTTTCCATTTGCCTTATTGCGGGTAATTTATTATGCTTTCTTTTTTTCCTTTTTCTTTTAAACCGTTATACAACATATTGTTTAGTATCTTCAATCATGTATATAGACCAAATATATTTTCAAAAATTGCACCTCCAGTTTGGTAATCTGATTTATCTAATGATCGAAACAGGCGAAGGATTTACTGGCTCGTTTCAGGATGGCTTCGATGGCTCGGCGTTTTTGTTCACTAACTTTTCCAATGGTAAGACACAAAAGGTAGCGCTAAATAACTTACAACAACTGGAAAAGATTAAGCAGTAGTAAATCGAACGATGACTGAGGAGTTAATACAGAAATATAACAACCATCGCCAGAAAGCGGACGGTTATAATGTCGATACGATTAGCGGATTGTATGATAAATATTCGACAACCTATACCGGATATAACATGCTGTATAATGAAGTCCCGGCTTCACTTGCAAAGCAAAATGTTAAATTAAGGGCTAAAGACGATGACAATCATAAAGCAACTGATCTTGTAGCACAGTATTTAGGGGAAGAAAATATTTACAACCAATTTTTGGAATGGGGTAATGAAAAAGATATTCATTCTTTAATATGGATCATTGAAGAAGGTTATTTTAACATCGTGCTTGACCGGGCTGGAAATTCTAAATCAGAACGAGATAAAGAACTGCTTCTCGGGTTAAAATCCGAATCTTCAGACGTTAAAATAATGGCAATCCTAAAAATCATATATGCAGTCAGAAACAATATGGTTCATGGTAATAAAGACATTCAAGAATACCAGCGCTTTTTGTTAGAGCCCCTTCTCAGCCTCCTGCAAACACTATGTTCGCAATTATTTGAAAAACTTGGAGCCTAAGTTTGAATGATTCATCAAAAAATGCGGTTTATAACAAAAGTCCCTTAACACTCGCTGCAAGGGACTTTCAACCTAAACCTTATCACAAGGCAAGCAAGGATGCCTGCCATTAAGGGTGGCAATCTACAATTTTTGATGGAAAATAAATGAATGATATTTCAGGTCGGTTTATGGTAAATCAAGGCGCACCCTGTTTTCACCGAAAATCATTTAACACTATGAAAACAGGGGGCGTTCTTCGGGCGGGCGATAGCCCGCCGCCGGGCAATTTTAGAAACAAGGGGGATTGCTCCCCCTAACAATTAATTATAAATCAATGCTTCGCTTCCCTGTGTCGCAAAATCCCGACACAGATTAAAGGCGGTTTGTGCCCGTTGTTTCGCTGTACCGTCCATGATGGATTTAAATTTGGCTTCATCACTTTTAAAACCGCGCACATTTTGGAAATAACCCGTAACGCTGTTATATGCACCAAAAACAGTTCCTGCGGTCGTTTCCATTTGCTGGGTCTGACTTCCTAAAGCATATTCATAAACATTATCTACAATGTTAGTGTAGTGTGTAGATAGCAGGTCTAATTTGCCCCCGGCTAAGTTTTCCAAAACCTCTTTGTTAGGTGCCATTGCAATCTGTATCAATTTTTTCACCTCGGCATCTGTGATACGTACTTTAGCCCATTGATTAAATAAGCCCTCCATTTCGCCGCCTAAAGATTTACTAATGCCCATTAAAGTATGTGCCTGTTTTAGCCGTTCGGTAGCAGAGGCGGTATGACGGATTTTAATCGCCCCTGAATGATTATTCATCGCTGCGTTTAGCGTATTGTTGCAAACTATCCTAACAGGCGTAAAAGCTGCGGTAATGCTTCCTAAACCATCGTGAGTAGTGGTTAAAAACAAATACTGTTCTATCCAGTCCTTTACACCTACCCGAATATAATCAGGCAATTTAGCAGTTATAAAAACCCGCTCGCCGTTACCCAATGCCCCCGCCGTTTCGTATAAAATACCATCGCCACCGCCTACGATCGCATCAAAGAACGAAAACGCATCACGGTTTTGTACCACTTCATAATCGTTACCGACAACCCCTAAAACCTGTTCGGTATCGGCCCGAACCGTAGCAAAAAAATTAGGAACCTCTATTTCGGGAATAATAATATCGTTGTCGGGATCGCCTAAATGGTTTTCGGTATCATAAGTAAACAAAGGGCGTTTTTCTACAATATAATCTAAACCTGCGTGCTGTATGGCTTCGCTACTAGT
It encodes the following:
- a CDS encoding CusA/CzcA family heavy metal efflux RND transporter, yielding MPQARLRINHKSMFDKIIAFSISNKLVVGAFIILLVAAGIFSLTRLPIDAQPDITNNQVQIITQAPTLGAQEVEQYITAPIELAIANVPKVIEKRSISRSGLSVITVVFEDNADIYWARQQISEGLKEAESQIPKDTGEPMLAPITTGLGEIYQYVIHTKPGYENKYSATDLRTMQDWIVRRQLAGTPGIAEISGWGGYVKQYEIAIDNERLNSLNITISDIYTALEKNNQNTGGSYIEQRSNAYFIRGLGQVKTLDDIEHIVVKNREDAPVVIGDIAKVQYGSANRYGAVTRNGQGEVVAGVALMLKGENFSDVIERVKERMAQVQKSLPEGVVIEPFIDRTELVGRAMGTVERNLIEGGLIVVFVLVLLLGNWRAGLVVASVIPLAMLFAVTLMYLFGVSGNLMSLGAIDFGLIVDGAVIIVEAIVHRITESNRFAGKETLDQSEMDGEVYEAASKIRDSAAFGEIIILIVYLPLFALVGIEGKMFRPMAETVAFAILGAFILSLTYVPMASALFLSKKTHHKRNISDRLVDAMHRIYTPALNAVLKAKKFTVFLSVVLLAIALWAFAKMGGEFIPTLEEGDLTVEIAMMQGTSLSQVVQTFGKAEKLLKQKFPEIKQAVTRIGSAEVPTDPMPFERGDMMLSMKPKDEWTSAGDRAEIMEKIEETLKDIPGINVEVTQPMQMRFNELMTGIRQDVAIKIFGDDLDVLASQAYQTAKLISGVKGVSEPMVEKVSGLPQVAVVYDRHKIAQYGLNIEDVNTALSTAFAGRVAGAVFEGEKRFEIVLRLSRELRSDIVNIENLYIPLPSGSKVPLSQVASIRTEDAPSQISREDGKRRIYVGFNVRGRDVESTVKEIQELLNQKLKMPAGYYTTYGGQFQNLQEAKGRLVIAVPVALLLILVLLYFTFRSVRETLLIFSAVPLSAIGGVAALYLRGMPFSISAGVGFIALFGVAVLNGIVLIGYFNQLQAEGITDIIERVKKGTQVRLRPVLMTASVASLGFLPMAISSTAGAEVQRPLATVVIGGLISATLLTLLVLPVLYILFTKNHPPKTDKTMPLSPKIGAILLFLTGSLIASSVNAQSDKPLTLSESIETAIRNNPQLRRATLEIGQNRTLQGTAFDPAKTDITLTQDPTSGGNIDNSLGITQSFAFPTVYSAQAKVLKAQTALSERSKAITENEVVKQVTAAYYEVQYAQNKLRQLTSQDSLYKRFSERAALRYKTGETSYLEQLSATNAYKEISVSRRQAEADVLIGRQELQQLLSINYLPAITDGPLEKLSFIAADSIVTSNHPQVAYYEQRNALADAQLKAEKSRYFPGLTIGYRQQLLVGAFNPANISRNYFPGTRVGGFEVGVSVPLFFGAQKSRVKAAQVGQQIAQAEQQNASLLLNKQYNQALQQLAKYEAAVRYYDEGGLKQAAEQIRIAQFAYSKGEIGYVEFIQNMTQAMNIRLSYLSALRDYNQAVIELTYLTTTSKSK
- a CDS encoding DUF6660 family protein, whose product is MKYVGIIFSVYMTLLAVLPCRDSDDFGDMVKSYTTFTKSHSGDEKAGKETCTPFCTCSCCSTVRTLTPYHHVGSVFIQEVKKTFGEPTVPALLEQSISIWQPPQIG
- a CDS encoding DUF932 domain-containing protein; the encoded protein is MAHQINFNQKTGKNSFMSVKEKAWHGLGQIIDRYPTSSEAIQHAGLDYIVEKRPLFTYDTENHLGDPDNDIIIPEIEVPNFFATVRADTEQVLGVVGNDYEVVQNRDAFSFFDAIVGGGDGILYETAGALGNGERVFITAKLPDYIRVGVKDWIEQYLFLTTTHDGLGSITAAFTPVRIVCNNTLNAAMNNHSGAIKIRHTASATERLKQAHTLMGISKSLGGEMEGLFNQWAKVRITDAEVKKLIQIAMAPNKEVLENLAGGKLDLLSTHYTNIVDNVYEYALGSQTQQMETTAGTVFGAYNSVTGYFQNVRGFKSDEAKFKSIMDGTAKQRAQTAFNLCRDFATQGSEALIYN